The DNA sequence CTGCCATGGCTTTCGGAACGGAAAGCGTGCCGCGTGTAGATAAGATCTTTGGGCCGGGCAATCAATTTGTGACCAAGGCAAAATCCTTGATTCAAAGCCTTACCCAAGTGAGTATCGACATGCCTGCCGGCCCATCAGAAGTGTTAGTGATCGCGGACGAATCGGCAAATGCCGAGTATATTGCCGCTGATTTACTGGCACAAGCGGAGCATGGAGCGGATAGCCAAGCTGTGCTGGTATCCACAAAGTTGGAGCTTATCGAAAGGGTTAACCAAGCCTTGGAACAGCAACTTGCGGATCTTCCGCGCGCTGCTATTGCAAAAAAAGCCCTAGAAAATTCCTATGCAATCTGCGCCGACGATATCACAGCTGCTTTAGCATTTTCGAATAAATATGCACCGGAGCATCTTATCATTCAATCGGATCAATGGAAACGCATGGTTTCGGGTGTGCTGAATGCTGGATCGGTATTTTTAGGGCACCTTACGCCGGAAAGCGTGGGCGACTATGCTTCAGGCACCAATCACACACTGCCTACTTCGGGTTATGCGCGTTCCTATTCTGGAGTTTCTGTAGATTCTTTCGTCAAGAAAATCACGTTTCAGCAATTATCCTCTGATGGCTTACGCCAGATCGGATCGACTGTTGAAACGCTGGCTGAACTGGAGGGACTGCAAGCGCATAAAAATGCGGTGAGTATCCGGTTAAAAGATCTGGAATCCTAAGTATTGCTTGTCAGACATAAAAAACGCCCTTTGCGATGAATAGCAAAGGGCGTTTTTTATTTAATGAAGCCAAGAGGTGCCAGATTTATTTCAAACACCTATGCCGCTAAATTATTTTATTTCATTAAGAAACCACCACCCAACAAATCGTCGCCTTCATAGAAAACGGCAGACTGACCAGGCGCAATCCCTTTCACATTATGCATAAAATCTACCTGCATCATGCTTCCTTGTTGTGTAAGCGTAGAAAGCATGCCTGCATCTTTATACCGAATCTTAGTTACCGCTTCCATTGGCTGATCAAATGAAGCGTATTTTACCAGATTGATATCTTTCACGAAGGCTTGCGATTTCTCTAACTCGTGTTCTTCCCCTAACACCACAGAATTACTTTCTGGCAAGATCTCCAAGACAAACATGGGTTTACCCAGCGCAATACCTAATCCTTTTCGTTGTCCGATCGTGAAATAAGGGTATCCTATGTGCTGACCCACGACCGTACCATCTGCCAACAGAAAGTTTCCAGGACCAATTTCCTGATCCAGCGTAGGCTTTTTGTGTCGCAAGAAAGCGCGATAATCATTCTCCGGTACAAAGCAAATCTCATAGCTTTCCGATTTAGAAGCCAATTCCTTTTGCCCCATATCCAAAGCCATTTGCCGAATTTCTGCTTTGGTAAAGCTGCCTAATGGGAATTGCGTACGGGCTAAGTTTTCTTGCGTAACACCCCAAAGTACATAGGACTGATCTTTGTTCTCGTCGCGTCCTTTAGAAATCACATAGCGGTTATTATCGTGCAATCGGATATTAGCATAGTGCCCAGTAGCGATAAATTCGCAATCCAACATATTGGCGCGCTTCATCAACGCTTCCCATTTAATGTGTGTATTACACAATACGCAAGGGTTCGGCGTGCGGCCAGCGATGTATTCATCGACAAAATTATCGATCACAAAATCACCAAACTCACCTCTGATATCCAATATATAATGTGGAAAGCCGTAACTAACCGCCAGAGATCGCGCATCGTTGATACTATCCAAACTACAGCACCCTGTTTCCTTGGACGAACCGCCAGAAGCAGCATAGTCCCAGGTTTTCATGGTGATCCCGATTACCTCATATCCTTGTTCATGGAGCATCACCGCAGCGACGGAACTATCTACTCCGCCACTCATCGCTACCAATACTCTTCCTCTTTTACTCATAGCATTTCAATGGAGGCACAAAGATACCCTTAATAATCTTTCCGGATGTTTATTTGTTGTCAAAAATTATCTACATACAAATCAGGCATTTGCTTCACGACAGGGAAATATTTACCCGAAATGTTTCAATTTCAGAAAAAAGAACCTACATTTGCATCGCAACAAATCTCTAAAAGATGCGTAGCAAGAGGTGCCATAGCTCAGTTGGTAGAGCAAAGGACTGAAAATCCTTGTGTCGCTGGTTCGAATCCAGCTGGCACCACAAAAATTTTCCCTTCTTATTTTTTTCACGTATTTTTTTTAAAAATTATTTGATAATTTTCGCTGAAGAGATTTTTGCGACCATTGATTCTTCTCGCATATTTATCGCTATTTTCCTTAGAAGATGTCTTCAGCGATTGTCATAGCTTTAAATTCCACGTCATTGCAAACCCAAGGTACGAGGGTGCGGCAATCTAAAAAAAGCGACAAAAAAATGCAATACTACTAGATCGCGTCGTCATGCTTCCTCGCGAAGACGACAGAAAAGGAAAGTTCGTTTTGCGGATATCTTTTTACTACGAATAGTGGATATATTGTCACTTCACCATCAAAGTCATGGTAAGGCAATCGGAATAGCGACCGTCTTTTTTGAAGAATCCCTTTATCAAGCCAGCATCTACAAATCCCATTTTGCGATAGAGTGCCAATGCCAACTCGTTTTCTGAATATAATTGTAGCCATAGTAATTCCAAAACTGGAGATTGCTGTGCCCAATCGATAACAGCACGAATTAACGCAGTACCTAAACCACTGTTGCGCCACCCTCCAATCATACCCATTCCGATCATAGCGCTATGCGCCATCACTTTTCGAGAGCTGCCGGTTAACTCGATATTGCCAATGATTTGATCTTCATATACGGCGACTAACTGCAATGAATTTTCTTTTTCTATAAAACTACTAATCCATTCTTCCGCTTGTGATATGGTCATCGTAAGCTCTTGTTCCATTTTGGGAATAAAACTGCTCTGTGGAAGATAGCTGCGAATAGTTTGCAAAAGATGTGCTGCATCCGCTAATTCGGTTTTACGAATGGCAACTTGCTTACCATTCTTCAACACCACATGTATTTCTTTAAATTTATAATTCCCGTCCACAATGCGTTTAAAATCTTCTCACTTACCTTCTTGTACCGTTTTGACGAAGTATATGATTGTCAAATAAGTGATCATACTGTCAAAGCGATGCTGTAATCGTAAAATGCCGTATCAATGCCCTGCTTCTCAAATCCAACCTGCTCGTACAATCGCTGCGCAGTCAGATTGTCTACTGCTGTAGAAAGGTATAAGCGTGTAGCACCATCCTGTCTGGCAAACGCCATCGCTTCATGAATAAGCTTTTCGCCGATGCCCTGCTTGCGATAGTTCGGATCGACAAATAGATCGTTCAGTATCCAATTTTTAGTAACACGCATGGAGGAGAACTTAGGATACAACTGTGTAAATCCCATAGCTGCACCCGAAGTGGAATCCGTAGCCAAAAAGATCACAGATTCATTATTTTCCAACCGTTGGCGTATAAATATTTTCGCCAATTCTTTATCCGATTTTTGTTGGTAGAATATGCGATAATCATTAAATAAATCCACCACTGATTCGTACTGTGATTTATCTATTCTTGCTATTTTCATGTATCTAAAAGCTATGGTAGTGTTAAAATAGTATTTGGCATTTGGATGTTATATCACTTTGTGCCTGACTTTGGTTTTGAAAATAGGTTAGCGTTGTATGCATCTGATCTTCCTTTTGGAATAGATAGGGATCGCCACTTATTGTTGCATAGCATTTTCCCGATGAATACGATCTGTCCAATATGATATGGATAATGCGCCAACTGTCTATTAATTGCCTCCATAACGGAATGCGCTTCATTTCTAATAAAAACTTCTCTATTAAGGTCCGAATCTTTCAAGGAGTCTAGGGCATGAAACAAACAATTCCAACCCTTCTCCCAGTTCTCTAACAAAGTCGTTCTAGCTAACAATCGAGTGTCAAATTCTGCATCTCTATTTCTCCAACGCTTTTCACCATCAGTCGTTAGAAAATCTGTGAATCTGGACATCATATTGCCACTCATATGCATTACTATAATTGCGATGCTATTGCTTTCTTCATGATACTTCTCGAAAAGTTGGTCATCCGCGAGCTGGTCAAACGTAGCGTCGCCCAATCCTTTGTAATACGCAAACTGCCCCTTAACACTTTTCAAATAATTCGTTGTCATCTTCCTTAATTACGTTTATATAAATAAATAGGGAATTGCGCCATTTCGAGCAGCAAAGATCAATCACGTTCGTTTCAGCAATTTAGTGAAATTCTTTAAAATTTCAATCTATACACAGATAGAGGTGATTTTTATCATCGGCAATTGCACAAAACCAAATTTATTGTGGTGATTTGATGCCTCTTACGAATAATTATTCCGGAAGCATTTGCAATTTATCTGCACTTTTATACCTTTGTAACGTTATCAGCAATAACCGCTGTACAACACCCTAAATCTGAAAGTAACAGATATAAAATAAAAACTTAAGGTGCCATAGCTCAGTCGGTAGAGCAAAGGACTGAAAATCCTTGTGTCGCTGGTTCGAATCCAGCTGGCACCACCTCTTAAAAGTCGATCTTAGATCATCACAATTAAAACATTTTCGGGAAATTAGCTCAGCTGGTTTAGAGCACTACCTCGACAAGGTAGGGGTCATTGGTTCGAACCCAATATTTCCCACGGAACAACTTCCCAAGTTTTCAAAAGCAACTTACTTAAATGACTAAGTTGCTTTTTTTGTACTTTACACTGCAAGAAATAGAATACTTGATTACCTCCCCCTTTCCTGCTTAAATCGGATATACATAATTACCAAAAAGAACGCCCCTACAATACTGGTTAATAATTTCACAAAAGCGCCAAGTTTTACATCTGTAGATTCGTTGGATCCGAGAAAAAGGTAAATGCTAAATATTGAAATTGCAACGACAGCAATGATCACGACTTGACGAAAGAGCGGGTGTTTACTCATAAAATTGCTACTACGATTAATAATTCCCCAAATATAAATGCCTCCTACACATATTCCCTTACCAAATATCCTATCCAAAAAGCATCATTTGGTTCCATTGGTTTACCATCCTTACGTGTAAATTGTATGAAGCTATTTTTCATTCCTAAATCATACTCGATGTCACACAAAAGCTTGATTCCTTTCCCCTGTATACTTTCGTCCAGACATTCTAGTGTTGCTAAAATTATAAAATCTTGTGCTGTTATCCTCATAACGCAAATTCCTAATTATTAACATCGATAATTTACGGTTTAACCTACATATTAAAGTTTAATTCCTCGTAACTTACCCATGTCAAAAGCTCATATTTATCCACCACCTAAGCGCTCAAATAACCATTCGTTACTAGTGGGTAACAAAATATTAAGAATTTCGGGGTTTGCCACTTTAGCAGGTGCATTTATATTCGTGCCATCTTTCAATTGTAGACTGGAGTTTAAATTTCTCATAACAAGAAGAAAGCCTGTTACTAAAATCGTAACAGGCTTTCTTTTCGATCTAATAGCATAGATTCGAACAGCAAAAGGCCTGTTGCTATCTATTAGCTAATAGACCATCTTGTTTCAGCTTTTTTGACATCGAAGATTTATAGGCTTCTAAAAATGAATCCAACTCGGAAGGATTTACCGTTTCAGACTGCGCAGACCAAACTAAGTTACCAGATTTGGCATCATATACATTCGTCTCAATGTAATATGTTTTGTCTGTCGTGTAGTATCCCGGTTGATACAAGTTACCATGCCAGTTTCCCCAATAACCACCGAATGTATTGTAATAACCAAACCGATTCATGGGTTGATACATACCTCCCGAAGGCACGTACCGTTCTTCGGAGGTTTGATCAATTAACGCGACCGTCATGATGGCATCACTTCCAGATTCCTGAATTTTCTGTAGCACCACGTTAGTCATTTCCAACTCCTTACTTTCGAAGTCAGGAGGTAAGACCTCAAGACTTTGAATAGATCCTATACCATTATCTGTCAGCCAACCGGCCAACTGCCGTTCTACCGTTTGCCGAACCGGCACATCGGAAGTTAGTGCTGCTACAAACACTTTTTCATATTGTCTCAGATTAGCATCTGGCGCTTTCCAAGTGCCGGTGATATTGTTAGTAGTTCCGCAACTGATTAGCATGGTCATCAATGTAAACAGACCAAAACTCCAAACCGCATTAGTTTTCATGATTTCTTAAATAAAAATTAACAGTCAATTAAATACCTTTACTTTATTGAACAGCAGAGAAAATAGATTGTTTTCTAGCTGGTCAATATTATTACCTGTATGCAGGGTCGGATAAAACTTTAAACGAACTATCCTGTTTATTAAACAATACATACCTAAACTATTTATATCATGGTAAATACTCAGATCTTACAACAATCGTCCGAAAACCCGATCATGCTTTGCGCAATTCTTTCGTATATCAACCCTTTACATCACCCTACACCTGAGGGCACAATATGGTCAATGAGCCATAATCGACCAATTAATTACCGGTCGGAAGTAGAGCCAACCGAAGATCAGCGCATTCGGGATGACAAGGGCGTTGAAAAAGGACAGAAGGAAGGTAAATCAGAAGTAGACAAGCCAGAGAAGGAAGATGAGAATATCGATGTGCCTAACACAGAAGAAGGTGAGCCAGAAGATTTACCAGATACAGAGGATCCGAATAAAGCGAAGGACGACGTTAAGGACATTTAAACTACTCCTCTCCAATATACATAATAAGAAAAGGGAACGTAAACGTTCCCTTTTCTTATTATGATTGTACGCATCACTGCGTTATCTAATTCTTAAAACTCCTCCGTCTGGTTAATCACTTCTTTATGATTACTGGCGTTGGTACGCGTCTTGGTCTTATGTTTATTAATCTGTCGGCGAATCGATTCCAAAGCGATATCAACTGCCTCTTCGAAACTTTTGGCTTGTGCCTTAGCGAATAATTGATTCCCAGGGACATTAAACTTGAACTCTACAAACTTGTCGGCCTCACCTCCAACACTTTCCACACGTAAGTTACAAAGTCCGTCGATAATGTTGTCCAGAAACTGGTCTAACTTTTCCGCTTTCTTATTAATGAACTCAACTAACTTAGGGTCTGCATCAAATTTAATGCATTGTACAGTAATATTCATTTTTCCTCCTTTTTTTAAGCCTTTGGATGGGCTTGTTTATAAATTAACTTTAATCGCTCTGCCGAATTGTGTGTGTACACTTGCGTGGCCACCAAGCCGGCATGACCTAATATTTCTTTTATCGCATTTAAATCAGCTCCATTGTCTAACAGCGATGTAGCGAAGCTATGCCGCAACACGTGCGGGCTGCGTTTGCTCTGTGAAGTGATGAGCGTCAGATACTTTTTTACGATCTGATAAATCATCGATGCATAAGCAGGCTTCCCTCTATTGGTAACGATCAGATGGGGCGACATGTTTTGTGAAAACGCATTTTTCTTTTCCGCTTGATAGTTCGTAATCTGTTGAAAAAGCAAATCGTGAACCGGCACAAGTCTTTCTTTATTACGCTTACCCAATACGCGGATCTGCCGCGCATACCCATCGATATCAGAATCCGTAATAGCCAGCAATTCTGACAGCCGTATTCCAGTACCAAATAATAATTCCATCACAAGTAGGTCACGTTTTTCCACAAAAGTTTGCGCATCGCCCGTTTGCTGCTCCAGCAATGCTACCAATCGTTCTTTCTCCACCGTCACCGGAAGTTTCTTTGGTGTACGCAATGATTTCAAGGCCGTAGCTGGATTCTGTGACACCAGTTCTTCTCGAAGCATGTATTTAAAAAAGGACTTTAATACCGAAATCGTTCGGTTCACAGAGGTAGATGCTCTTCCGGATTCTTTCTGCAAGCTAATGTAATAGCGTAACACCCGATAATCCACCTGATCGATCGCAGTCTTCTCAAACTCCAAAAAATTCTCGAATCGCTCCAATTCCAGCGCATAGGCGGTGACCGTATGGTCTGAAAACCTACGCTCATGGGTTAGGTAACTCAAAAATCTCGCTCGCTGCATAATGCCGATTCGTTTTTTGTAATTTAACAAAGAATGAATGGATTTACAATAGGCCTATGCCGATAATATCAAATATCAGTGAAAACCCGTAGGTTTGTCATATAAAATACTAACGTATGAATGCGCTATACTTTATTGCCTTTTGGGCTTGTCAACTGCTGTCAAGCGTCCTGTTCAAGTATGGGGGATTATTTCCTAAGTACCACTGGCATGCTTTTATAGCGGGCAATGTAATTTTGCTTTCTGCGAGTTGGTTTCTAATTCAATTGTTTCGTTATTTCCCACAACCGATTGTGATTGCGCTCTGTGCTGGCGGCACTTTCGTGACGGTACAGTTTGGCATGGCACTATACTTTAAGCAATCGCTCTCCTGGGTACAGATCGTTGGACTATTTTTTATCGTGACTGGTATTGTTATTACGGCATATGGCACCACGGGATCACTAACTCTTACCAAAGATTAATCTACAAAAAAGCAATTTCACCAAAATACTCCGGCGAATGAAAGCTCGGTACTGGGGAATTAATCGGGTTCAAGGAAAGGTAGTGCGGCACCGGTAATTTATCTCCGCATTTATAAAAGTTTGCTGCGGCAAATCCGCCGGAAAGGGTTCTCCCCTCCTGCCCCAAGATCGCAAATGGAATAGCCAACACCATTTGCCAAGTTTTTCTTCCACCCATTTGTCGCACATGAGTGAAGGTGCTTACCCGTTCCACTATATCAGCACCTAACCGTCTTCTTTCTTGACGGATACGGCTGCCATACCCAATAAGCCCAGTGCCAAGCAGGTTAAATTCGATGTTGTAATACGTTTTTCCTGCGTCGAATGAGATAAAACACTCCACACAACTGTCTTCCCATACGGCTTCATTGTGCCGTACCGCATTAGCCCGCACAAAATCTTCTTCTACGTCATAATGCAGTACCAAAAAATCTGACGTATACACCACCTGAAAACGTACCGATGGTTGGTAAGGGAATTGATCTGGCCAATTGATCATATCTATTGCATGCCACTTGGCTTCTGAAAATATTGACATAGCATCATGATAGCTTTGCCACTCTCGGATATCGGCAGATTTACGAATTACTTGGAGCATAATAGTTAGGAAATGACGGATCTTAGTAAGATAGAATGCAATTCGGTACGATTTAATTCCAACTCGGTTAGCAACTTAAACTGTGCTTTAGCACGTATCAGATTATGGGTTGGGTACTGGATCTTATAATAAGGATCGTTTTCGATGTAGTCGGTAAGAAATCGAAGGGTTTGCATAAAAGGAAGCTGGTATACACCATAAAACAAAGAGTCGATCTCCGCATCGGTAAGAAACGAGCCAGCCTCCTGCAAATACCCTTGGGCATACGCTTCGAATAGTGGTATATTAAGCGTCACATGGTTTAAGTCAGGATCGTCCTCTTGGCCCCGGTTAATAATGGTTCGAATGGCATCGCCAAAATCAAAAGCTACAAAGCCTGGCATTACGGTATCCAGATCGATGACACATTGTGGCTCATCGTTTTTATCCAGCAATATATTATTAAATTTTGTATCGTTATGAATAATTCGCAGTGGTGAAGATTCCACGATGTATTCTTGAAATTCCTGACGCATAACACTTTCCCTAGACCCAATTTCTTTCAGCAGTCGTTGTACATCCGGCTCTGTCGCCCTGCCTACTGGATGAGCAAGCAATGCTTTATTTAGATTTTCCAAACGATAGTCTATATCGTGAAACCTGGGCAACACGATATGTAGCTTTCGCGCATCCAGATCCGAAAGCTGCCGCTGAAATTCTCCGAAAGCTGCACCTCCGGCATACGCTTGTTCCGACAATTTCACGGTATCCACACTGTGCGTATCTTTGATCAATTGGAGCATCCGCCAGCTATTGCCTCCTTCGTCTTCGTAGTACAATTTACCATCCTTGGTGGGAATAATCGTGAGCGACTTTTTCTGTACTTCTTCCTGACCTAAATGTGCCAGCTTAC is a window from the Sphingobacterium sp. lm-10 genome containing:
- a CDS encoding DUF1572 domain-containing protein → MTTNYLKSVKGQFAYYKGLGDATFDQLADDQLFEKYHEESNSIAIIVMHMSGNMMSRFTDFLTTDGEKRWRNRDAEFDTRLLARTTLLENWEKGWNCLFHALDSLKDSDLNREVFIRNEAHSVMEAINRQLAHYPYHIGQIVFIGKMLCNNKWRSLSIPKGRSDAYNANLFSKPKSGTK
- a CDS encoding tyrosine-type recombinase/integrase, with product MQRARFLSYLTHERRFSDHTVTAYALELERFENFLEFEKTAIDQVDYRVLRYYISLQKESGRASTSVNRTISVLKSFFKYMLREELVSQNPATALKSLRTPKKLPVTVEKERLVALLEQQTGDAQTFVEKRDLLVMELLFGTGIRLSELLAITDSDIDGYARQIRVLGKRNKERLVPVHDLLFQQITNYQAEKKNAFSQNMSPHLIVTNRGKPAYASMIYQIVKKYLTLITSQSKRSPHVLRHSFATSLLDNGADLNAIKEILGHAGLVATQVYTHNSAERLKLIYKQAHPKA
- the mnmA gene encoding tRNA 2-thiouridine(34) synthase MnmA — protein: MSKRGRVLVAMSGGVDSSVAAVMLHEQGYEVIGITMKTWDYAASGGSSKETGCCSLDSINDARSLAVSYGFPHYILDIRGEFGDFVIDNFVDEYIAGRTPNPCVLCNTHIKWEALMKRANMLDCEFIATGHYANIRLHDNNRYVISKGRDENKDQSYVLWGVTQENLARTQFPLGSFTKAEIRQMALDMGQKELASKSESYEICFVPENDYRAFLRHKKPTLDQEIGPGNFLLADGTVVGQHIGYPYFTIGQRKGLGIALGKPMFVLEILPESNSVVLGEEHELEKSQAFVKDINLVKYASFDQPMEAVTKIRYKDAGMLSTLTQQGSMMQVDFMHNVKGIAPGQSAVFYEGDDLLGGGFLMK
- the hisD gene encoding histidinol dehydrogenase, whose product is MLRTYQYEQLSADDMDRLTLRNTDPNNEIQGTVEQIIAQVEAEGDDALRQFALKYDQISLDALYLEEAEIEALASTISRQQQRALEIAFQNIYKFHATQLKKERTIETMPGVSCWREIRPIEKVGLYIPGGSAVLPSTLLMLGVPARIAGCKEIVVCSPPQKDGKVNGFIAYCLKLLQIKKIYLIGGAQAVAAMAFGTESVPRVDKIFGPGNQFVTKAKSLIQSLTQVSIDMPAGPSEVLVIADESANAEYIAADLLAQAEHGADSQAVLVSTKLELIERVNQALEQQLADLPRAAIAKKALENSYAICADDITAALAFSNKYAPEHLIIQSDQWKRMVSGVLNAGSVFLGHLTPESVGDYASGTNHTLPTSGYARSYSGVSVDSFVKKITFQQLSSDGLRQIGSTVETLAELEGLQAHKNAVSIRLKDLES
- a CDS encoding aminoglycoside phosphotransferase family protein, with product MGNNTDRILNIAEHFQIAGKMERAHRFGSGHINDTYRLDTSEMVGPSYLLQRINHFIFPDVQKLMENMVLVCEHLQGKLAHLGQEEVQKKSLTIIPTKDGKLYYEDEGGNSWRMLQLIKDTHSVDTVKLSEQAYAGGAAFGEFQRQLSDLDARKLHIVLPRFHDIDYRLENLNKALLAHPVGRATEPDVQRLLKEIGSRESVMRQEFQEYIVESSPLRIIHNDTKFNNILLDKNDEPQCVIDLDTVMPGFVAFDFGDAIRTIINRGQEDDPDLNHVTLNIPLFEAYAQGYLQEAGSFLTDAEIDSLFYGVYQLPFMQTLRFLTDYIENDPYYKIQYPTHNLIRAKAQFKLLTELELNRTELHSILLRSVIS
- a CDS encoding GNAT family N-acetyltransferase yields the protein MKIARIDKSQYESVVDLFNDYRIFYQQKSDKELAKIFIRQRLENNESVIFLATDSTSGAAMGFTQLYPKFSSMRVTKNWILNDLFVDPNYRKQGIGEKLIHEAMAFARQDGATRLYLSTAVDNLTAQRLYEQVGFEKQGIDTAFYDYSIALTV
- a CDS encoding GNAT family protein; this encodes MDGNYKFKEIHVVLKNGKQVAIRKTELADAAHLLQTIRSYLPQSSFIPKMEQELTMTISQAEEWISSFIEKENSLQLVAVYEDQIIGNIELTGSSRKVMAHSAMIGMGMIGGWRNSGLGTALIRAVIDWAQQSPVLELLWLQLYSENELALALYRKMGFVDAGLIKGFFKKDGRYSDCLTMTLMVK
- a CDS encoding carbohydrate-binding family 9-like protein, which translates into the protein MLQVIRKSADIREWQSYHDAMSIFSEAKWHAIDMINWPDQFPYQPSVRFQVVYTSDFLVLHYDVEEDFVRANAVRHNEAVWEDSCVECFISFDAGKTYYNIEFNLLGTGLIGYGSRIRQERRRLGADIVERVSTFTHVRQMGGRKTWQMVLAIPFAILGQEGRTLSGGFAAANFYKCGDKLPVPHYLSLNPINSPVPSFHSPEYFGEIAFL
- the raiA gene encoding ribosome-associated translation inhibitor RaiA — its product is MNITVQCIKFDADPKLVEFINKKAEKLDQFLDNIIDGLCNLRVESVGGEADKFVEFKFNVPGNQLFAKAQAKSFEEAVDIALESIRRQINKHKTKTRTNASNHKEVINQTEEF